The genomic DNA CTCATTGAAAAAATCAATATGATCACAAACGGCGACTTTATTTGGCTGCCTCTTTAAGGCTTCAACTTGTTTTTCAATCTTATCTTCCGAAAGAAAGTCATCTACATCCAGGAATTGAATATATTTTCCTGTTGCATTTGCCAGCCCCGTATTACGGGCTGCAGCTGCCCCAGCGTTCTTTTGCCTGATAATTCTGCATCTATCTGATTCAAAAGCTTTAGCTATAGCGTAACTCTGATCTGTTGAAGAATCATCTACAATAATCAGCTCAATATTCGAATAAGTTTGCGATAAAACTGATTTGATAGAATCCGACAATATATGCTGACTGTTGTAAACTGGGATTATAACAGACACTATGGGAAAATAAGCCGATTCTGGAGCTGCAGACATTATCTTTATGAGCTTTATACCACAATCCTATAAAACTGTAGCTATGATTTGTAAATTATATGTTACATCAGACACATGCTCCGGCGCTTTATTATCAAGTGCTTCATTTGTATGCTTATCGGGAACATTAATTGTCCAATTTGCTTTCATCTTATACCATTCATACTCAATGTCTATATGCCCTATATCAATAGCCTGATATCCTTCTTGGTGAAGATCATAGGCTAAAACAGTAGCTGTGGGCCCAAGAGCTATTAAAATAACATTATCTTTCCTTATCTTCTTAGCTTCTTCTAGAATATCATTGTATTTACTAAAGGCATTTACTGTCGGGCATAATATCCTTTTAATTGATTTAGTATTATCGAAAAGATCATTACCTAGCCCTAAACGGCTTTTGCTACCCTCAATTATAATAATATTCTTTTCATGCCATACTGATTTTATAGAATTAAACCTTTCATTAGCGAGTGTAATACTCTTGTAAATTATATATGGCCTTGTAATAAATGCATTATAATAAATAGTATCAGAATTTAACGATTTAGCCCAATAACCATAATATTTTGCCAGATGTTTAATCCAAATATACTTTGCCTTGTCTTTATACTGATTGAGATTACTAAAAACATCAGGGATACAGATAATGATTCCTTTTTCATTGGATCTAAGAACCTCCTGAAGTCTAAGGGATAGCTCTTTGGAAGCATTTTGAAATTCAATATCCTCCCCTCTCATCAGCCTGATCTCCCCATCTCCAAATCTCGCAACAGAGCTCTTACTAACTATTATCTTTTTTACCGTAGACTCTACTGATAGCACATTAGGTGTTAAATTTTTATATCTCAGGTAGGATTTAACAGCCACGTACCTCGCATTTGCTTTGTAGAACGAACCCTTAAATCTTATCTTCTCTATCAAATTGCCCATATAACTCAAAACAATGTCTCTACTTGTGTAAAGGCAAGTAAGTTTTAAATTAAATATATTTAAATCATATATATTTTAACCATTCTTATTTATAATTCTAAGTTTAAGCTATACTTGAATCTGAAAGCTGACTAGTTTTTCATAAATGAAAGATACCTTCAAAAGCATCTCTTATACTAAAATTAGCTGATCGCAAGGACTGCTTAGAGCGTTTTAAGTCATTGGACTTAGCATAAAAAGCGAAAACGTTAACGATAAACCGCCTTTTGTTTTTCTTTTGAAGGTATTGAATATCTTTCTGATCTAAATGTAAGTTAAGTTCGTCCAAAGCATCTCTTAAGTAGCAATAAGAGTTATGTAAGTAAGCATATTTATTATTAACCTCCTGTCCCTCATGTCTTCTATAGTATGATATGGGAAATGGAAAAACCAAAACGTGTGCTTCAGATGCTGCTTTAAGGTTGAAATAACCATCATTGGCAGGTCCATATTTGGTTGGAAACCCCTCTAAGTATTCAAAGAATTTTCTTTTTATGATCATTCCTCCCGGCCCTATCTGCAGGAATGGCTTTGTGAAAAAGTGTTTCTTTATAGCAGACTCCGGATCCAAAGCAAATGGCTCCAAGTGGCCCTCTGGACTAAAAACTCCAAATTGTGCCTTCTTATTAAGAGAAAAGGCTGTGGTGCATTTTACTAGAGAATCTTCATGAAGTAGATCATCAGAATCCAAGTATGTCAGTAAGTCTCCCTTTGCATAACTGGCGGCACGGTTCCTGTTTGGATAATCACCCAGGTTTCTCTCATTCTTGTATACAGCGATTCTGCTATCGGAGCTTTCATATTCCTTTGCAATTTCTAAAGTTCTGTCTGAAGAGCAGTCATCAGTTATGATCAATTCCCAATTAGTATAGCTGGATTTTAAGACGCTATCTATCGCCTCACTGATGTAGGATTCACGATTAAAGGCCGTCATTAAAATACTAATCAGCGGCTGCATTAAATCTTTATCGCCCTCCATCTTTCTCTTTTAATAAACTCTTGATTTGAGTATTTATACTTTCCCCAATCACTTGCCAATCGTATTGTTGCTTTACCAACTTCCGTGCATTTCGTCTTATCGAATCAAACTTCTGTCCATTTGTGAGCAACGCTAAGATCTGAGCGACAAAAGCTTGCGGATGATCAGCGATCAGCAGATGTTTTCCATCTTCATACCTTATACCCTCTGCACCTATTGTCGTTGAAACTACAGGATTGCCAAGGCTCATGGCTTCAAGTATCTTTAGTCGCGTACCGCTTCCACTTAGCAAGGGTACAATGGCAACTGACGCTCTGTAATAATATGGATTTACATCAGGGACAGTACCAACAAAGTTTACATTTTTGTCTTCAATAAAGGCTTTATAATAATCCACAGAAGCGTTCTGGCCAACTACAGTAAGCACCAAACCAGGTAGTTCCGATTTGAGTGTAGGAAATACATCACTATAAAACCATTGCAAGCCTTCCATATTTGGCTGGTAATTCAGGCTGCCACAGAATATAATTTCCTTTTTGCTATACTTCAAAGCATCCTCATCATAAGGCTTCTTTGAAGTGTCAACTCCATTGGATACAACTATTCCCGGTATATTAGCCTTATTTAGTCCAATAAGTTTTTCTCTGTCTTCTTTGCTACAGCAAAAGAAGCAATCTACACTTTTATGTAGTTGCTTTTCCTGTTGCAGTGCGCAATTAGCATAGCTCAATAATCTATTATCCTGCAGTGCTTTTGCCTGTTGTGCCCAGAGGTCTGAATCTACATTATGAGCATCATATAAATGGACAGAACCAGGACTTAGCCGTTTAATAAGTGCTGATAGTTCCCCAACTGCTTCAAGATTTTCATAATATACTATATCAAATTTTAACTCCCTTATTAAGGATGTTATAATGGGATATGATGCCAGAAAGTAACTGTTGGCTTGCCCCCTAATTATCCGCTTCTTTACCCTATAACTAATCGCATTCATAGTCTTCATATAGATACCGGAAGCAGAGTCGGGTATATGTATTCTGGAGGTACTCTTAATAACTACATTCTCTGGCAGAGTATAGCCATTAACTGAAGTAAAGGAGCCTTCCGGTTGGGTCGTAACAACATAAACTGTATGCATACGAGCCATTTCTTTTAAAATGTTAAAGCAACGCAAAGCACCACCTCCAACCGGTGGGTAAAAATTATAGGGTATGATTGAAAGAATGGTGGCCATTACTTAATACTCTTTCTTTCAATAAGTTCTAAAACTTTCATCAATTCAACTTTATTCCCTTCATAAAAATGAGGATAATAATCTATAAACTTTTCAAATACCTCTTTAGGAGTATTTAAAAGATCATAGTTTGTCTGAAAAGCTATTAGTTTATTAATCAAATCATTTCTAGAATGATAAACTGTAAAGATATCCGGCAATTTACCTTCCTGATGTATTTGCGGATTTTCATCTAATCGCCAAGACATTGGCCAAGATGAGCTTGAAGTAAATATTTGCACCCCTGCAGTCAGGCATTCAGCTATCGGCAAGCCAAACGCTTCTGGGAACTGTAATAAAATTACACTGGATTTGTTATAAATTGCTCTAATCTCTGTAGTAGTATATTCCCCTGATAAAGCGATATACTTAATTCCTAATTCATTTAGAACTTCTAGTTGATCTTCCCTATGAGATTCGTATCCAGCCTGTGCAAAATCAACTAAAACGATAAACTCATCTTTTGTATTTGGTATAAGGCCTGTATTGCGAAGATCTAAGCCTATACATGACCAAGGACCTTTAGCATTATTGATTTCAGTTGTGTCAGTTACAGCCAGATGGTAATCGTATCTCTCAATGGTAGGATCACTTTTAGCTAAAAGCTGGTCAATTTGTGTAGGAGCATTACCTAAATAATATACCTCGTAATAGAGTACGGGCTTACCAGTAATATTCTTTAATTTTTCAATATTATAATGATCTTTCCAAAAACCATTTGGTGTACATTCGCAAATAACAATAGCATCATATTGCTTTAGTTTTTTTAAAAATAAATGGTCTTGAAAAAAGCTTTGAAACTTTTTTCGAAGCCAAAAATGGTATTTGTACCTGTGAGCTTGCTCCTGATAAGAGTATAGCCTTGCTAAAACATCTATATTATGGAAGATATCAGCATTTATTCCAACATTTTTTAGCTGATATTTTAATGACTCAGCTAAAATTCTGGGACTTCGATAATCCGGCCGGCTAAGGATTGCTATTTTCAAAAATTGACTAAGCGAATAAGATGCATGATATAAAAACAGTTAATATCTGACTTTTATTTAAGATTAATTAACCTTTTGAAAAATCTTACCGGAGATAATATAGCTTTACCAAGACGATATCTAAAGCTTGTTTCAAAACTTATCCTTAGTTTGTGGTAATTTTTAATCTGTTCAACTAAAGCTTCTTCACAAGCCTGAAGCTCTATAGATTGGAGTAACTCACAGTTATTAGAAGACAATATATCCAATTTAGATGTCTGTTCTATCTGAATTATCCTGGCTAGTAGTGGCCAGGTATAAGCAGCTTTAGCGTTTACTCCTGTTAATTGATTATGTGTTAATGAATACAGACGTTGTTGAATAGTGTACAAAGGTTCTGCGATAGACACTCCCTTATAGACTTTCAGAATATTATAAACCCAATAAATATCCTCAGCAACTCTCCCCGCAAAGTACTGATGATATCCTGGATAGATCGATAGTACTTCCCTTCTTATCATCATGGTTGCACACATAGTTGGTGCAAAGTTTGTAAACTTTCGATTTCCAAAGGAAAGAAATTCGTCTTTTAAATGCTCATCTGTCAGGGATATCAAATTAACCTGCTTTTTAGGGCTATTAACATATCTGTAATTGGTAAAGCAAATTCTTAGATCAGCGTCATCTAAGAAAACCTTGACTTGTTTCTCTATTCTATCGGGCTCAGACCAATCATCTGCATCCTGAAAGGCAATTAAATCACCTCTAACTGTTTGTAAAGCTGTATTAACAGCACCAATTTTAAGTGTGTTTTTTTCTAATGCGATGATCTTGATTCTATTATCATTTATATTTCTAATTATTTTTAAGGTGTTATCTGTAGACGCATCATCAACTAGAATTATTTCAATGTTTTTATAAGTTTGGTTGACTATTGAAAGGATAGACTTCTTAACATATTTATCTACATTATAACAAGGTATAATTACAGAAGCAAGGGGCAATTCATTAGACATTTTAAAATAGCTTTGATACAAGAAGTTTGCAGAAGTGTTTTAACAAAAAGGTATCAAATTTCCCTATTTTCATTAGCTCATAAATTCCGCTTTTTGCATTGGCAAAGTCCTTTTTAATAAAGCATAAATTAATAAATTTTTTTATAAAATATATTTTTAGTTGTTTTTGGTTAATTGAACAACCAAATTTCCAATCCCTATTTAACTGCCTAACATCTGCGTCTGAATAAATATACTTTTCCCAGAAGCTTCTAATAAATTCGGGTACCATTATAAAACGCTGCAGATCTAAAATAATACTGCTACGCTCATTTAAAAAATTATCTTTTACTTGATTAGACACAGTTTTAGAATTTTCATGGAATCTGAAATTCACTACAGGGTCTTTGAGTTTATAAAAGTTTTGTTGACCATATAATAAAAGGAACCGTACCCAAAGCTCTCCATCCATGATAAAGTGCATGTCTTCCGGTACAGGACTAATTTGTTTGAACTCTCTTAATCTAAAGAAGGTAGATGGTTGAGCAATCTGGCAAAATTCAATAGTTTCTTCAAGAGACTCTTTAAGTACAGTTCCTTCTCTAAGAATAGTTTTTCCATTGTTCCAAACATGATTCTCATAACCTGATACAACTAAAATCTCTGGATTAACCTTGAAAATTTCTGCTACTTTAAATAAGGCACCAGGTTCTAACCAATCATCACTGTTCAGCCAATTTACTATATCACCTGTACAACGTTCAAGTCCCTTATTTATCGCATGGCTCTGCCCTTTATCAGGTTCACTTATCCAATAAGTTATGTACGACTCATATTTTCTTATCACCTCAAGAGTATTGTCTGTACTTCCCCCATCAATGATAATTATTTCAAGATTTGGATAATTCTGTTCTATAGTTGATACTATAGTTTGCTCTATAAATTGTCCTTGATTAAATGAGGGGGTTATAATTGAAATTTTAGGAAAATAAATAGGCTTATTGCAATTAGTAAGTTCTTTGCTACTTCCCTTTGACAATTCTAAACTCCCGGAGAGAGATTTGTATATACTATTTTGAATGTTCATTTCCTATAATTTTTTGGATTAGGCATTAAGCCATTTTACGACATCAAAGTAATTTCTATACAGCCAACGATTATCATAAATATTACCAATGCTTGGTTTGCCGTCAAATGATTTTAAATGAACTAGTGATTTAATAGAAGGTATATCTTTAGCGCTAAAAAAGACTTTTTGATAAGGTAAATTATCAAAAACTGTGATTTCATTAATATTACATTCCTCATTATCAGAAAAAGATAAATACAGATTATCAAAGTTCACTCTTTCAGCTCTCTTAGTCCATTTCTCTTTGGCTTCCTGCTCACTTTTATAATGCAAAAAGTGAATTTCAATCTCCCCATTTATTAAACCGATTGGATAATAACTCATCTCACGTAATCGGTTTCCCTTTTTGTATTTCGATTGATTAATAAAGGTTATCTCCTCCTGAAGATTACTCCTGAGATCTATCAAAAACTTTATATAGCAGGGAGCGAAAAAGAAAAGACCTACTGTTGGCGTTTTATAAGAAAGCTGAAGGTCCTCATACACGCTTCCTCCCCAGCAGTTATTAGAAATTATAGTAAAGTCTTTATTGCGATTTGATTTCCGTATATAATATAAGTAAACCTTCTCTCTTATTTCGTTTAACCTATAGTTCACATACCTTCTATAGAAACTTGATTTTATTCTTAATAAGTTAACCATAGATCCTTGATATAATTTTCCATAGTTAATCTGCAAATAATAAAGACTTAACAGATACTTAATTAAAATTATTAATAAATACGCTCTCTTTTCCAGTCAATATTAGTACGAACAACTCTCGATGGTATTCCCGCAACTACAGAATGAGGAGGTACACTCTTAGTTACAATTGAGGCAGTTCCAATAACACTATTATGGCCAACAGTTACTCCCTTTAAGATTTTAGCATGTGCTCCTACCCAAACATGCTCTTCCAAGGTAACATTTGCTGCCCTATTTATTCTCTTACCAGTTTCTAAATCCAAAATACTATGTGAATCACCGGTCCTGATTTCAACATGCCTTGCTAACATACAATCTTTTTTAATTTCTAGCTTTGAATAAGGTTCTGTTACAGCTAAATGTCCTCTCTCTATAGTTGTGTTCTCATGTATCAGAAGCGAACCATATCTATCTTCCATCCATAATTCACCCTCACCAAAATAACAGTTTTGGCCAAGATAAAGACGATGATTATCTCCTCGTAAATAAATAAGTGTATTTCTTATAATTGTATTAGAACCAATAATTATTTCATTGTTATTCCCTATTACATCAACTAAAACATTGGTTAATAGGCCCTTGTTGGAAAAATAATTATTAATGCCCTTAAGCTTGACGGATTTAGCTCTCTTTTTTTCTAAAAAAGATTTCTTAAGGTATGTAAACGGTACCTTTAAGTATCTAAGAACTTTTAACAAATGACTAATAGTTAGAATGATTATACAACAGGAATACTTTAAGAACAATATCTAATAATTAATTATGTATTCCTTTTCAAAAATTAAATTTGAGAGGGTATAAATTGTTTCCAAAAATCGTAATGATATTTAGTCCAGGCATGACAGCCAAAAGGCAGCTCTTCTCCATTTAGCAAAAATAAATATTGAGGGTTTACTTCAAAGCTAAATTTTGAAGCATGTTCTACATCTGCAACCTTAAATTCCTTTGATATTTTTGAGGCCAATACCCCCCAAAAGAAATCTTCATTAATATTTATATCTTTATACTTCAATATAAGGTTAGCCTCTTTGATATCAGTTTTAAACAGAAGCCTTATAATAATATTACACCATTTGTTTGTACTACTTTTTAAACTAAGCAACCCTAATAATACTACTACTATATTCAAAACCTTATGAAGCCTTTCAACTTTTTGAAGGACTCCTAATGCTGACCTAATAGTATGCAGTGAAAAGCCGCCATTACCTACTCCTGCTATTTTTAAAGATGTAGATTCACTCCAATCTTCAAACCACGGTGCACCAATAAAATCAAAGTCTGTCATACACCATTTAAAAAGATCATCCTTAAAAACGTATGCATCAAGTTGATATATAAGAATGTGGCTATAAAGAGTGAATTTACTATAAAAAAAATAGCTTTTTAGTAATTGATTATATCCATCTATATCAGAAAAGTAAAAATTCGAGAAGACATGACATTGTGCCCTAATATTAAATTCTACAGCTTTCTTATTATAACTGGTAAAGTTTAGTCTTTCAGGGCCAATAAAACAAATATCATGTGCATTCAAGATTTTAAAGCTCTGTTCTAATGAAATTATTTCGTAAATAGAAAGCTCATTAAAATCTTTGTAAACTGGGATTATTATACATGCTTGCACCTTCTTCATATTCTACATAGACAAGATTTAACCCACTTCAGAATTTTAGTTTCAAAAACCTTATGAAAAGCATGGGCAATTACCCCTTTTTTATTTTTTTTGTTTATTGTAGAAGATGAATAATACTCACTGATACATTGTATTACATAATCAGACTCAACTAGTGGAATAGACTTAATTGCTACACTATCAGTAACTTCTTGGTATAAGTACCGTTTATCCATCCCACAATGTTCACCAGAACCATCGAAGCCAATGTTCCTAACTAATGATTTACCAGGATGCAAGCAAAATCCATTGTGTAAAAAAATACTTGCATGCCACCTTATAGCCCAAGTGTGGAGATCTCCAGTTACATTCGCCTCAAGCTGTTCAGAAAAAGCTGTTCCTTGTCCTTTATTAAAATTTCTTTTAGTAAAATTTTTACTAGTCTTTAACTTTTCATTAAGAGTATATATATCCCAGATAAAATTATCCCAAGCTCTTTTCCATGTTGCCCAACCCCAACAAGAATTAACATTGTAGAAGAAAAGCTCAGGAAGAGAACATGGTACAGGATGAAAGTGTCCTGCAATATGGTACACTTGTTCTTCAGATTCATATTGACTTAACGCCTTGTTCATATAATTTAGGAAGCCAGTACTTGTTACAATATCATCTTCAAGTACTATAACTCTTCCATGATCATTAATAACTTTTGTAATGCCATCCACAATTGAATCTGCTAAACCTTTATTAGTTTTAGATTCAATTATAACAACCTCTTTGCACCACTGTTTTTTTCTAAGTACTTTTCTTGTTAAATTTATTTCTTCTAAAGCTTCTACAGTAATATCTGCCTTAGGCCCATCCGCAAAAATATATAAAACCGATTCGTCAGCTAAATAATTATTAGATAAGGCTTCCAATGTCTTTAGTGTATGATCTGGCCTATTATAAACAAATAGAACTATTGGTGCCATTAGAGTTTTCAATGGTTAGACTAGCAATTAATCAGCATCAATAACAGTTGCCTATTAAAGTTGCGCATTTTTTTATTTTATAACTTTTAAGAGGTACCTTCTAAAGACTTGAGATTCAAACAAAGCAAACTTAGGATTAATTAAAAATATTTTAATAAAAATTATAAATTTATTCATTCCATGAAAATTTTTATAAGGAAAATAAAGAACGTGATAAAATAACCTATTCAACACCATTTCTTTTCTACTTCTACTAACACTTTCAATATTACACCATTTATATAAATTTATGAGCATTAATAAATAATCCTTATCTACTTGAACTTTGTTACTTGTTAAACTTGTGGGGCTTCTTCGTTTAA from Pontibacter liquoris includes the following:
- a CDS encoding SP_1767 family glycosyltransferase, which produces MIEKIRFKGSFYKANARYVAVKSYLRYKNLTPNVLSVESTVKKIIVSKSSVARFGDGEIRLMRGEDIEFQNASKELSLRLQEVLRSNEKGIIICIPDVFSNLNQYKDKAKYIWIKHLAKYYGYWAKSLNSDTIYYNAFITRPYIIYKSITLANERFNSIKSVWHEKNIIIIEGSKSRLGLGNDLFDNTKSIKRILCPTVNAFSKYNDILEEAKKIRKDNVILIALGPTATVLAYDLHQEGYQAIDIGHIDIEYEWYKMKANWTINVPDKHTNEALDNKAPEHVSDVTYNLQIIATVL
- a CDS encoding glycosyltransferase family 2 protein, translating into MEGDKDLMQPLISILMTAFNRESYISEAIDSVLKSSYTNWELIITDDCSSDRTLEIAKEYESSDSRIAVYKNERNLGDYPNRNRAASYAKGDLLTYLDSDDLLHEDSLVKCTTAFSLNKKAQFGVFSPEGHLEPFALDPESAIKKHFFTKPFLQIGPGGMIIKRKFFEYLEGFPTKYGPANDGYFNLKAASEAHVLVFPFPISYYRRHEGQEVNNKYAYLHNSYCYLRDALDELNLHLDQKDIQYLQKKNKRRFIVNVFAFYAKSNDLKRSKQSLRSANFSIRDAFEGIFHL
- a CDS encoding glycosyltransferase family 4 protein: MATILSIIPYNFYPPVGGGALRCFNILKEMARMHTVYVVTTQPEGSFTSVNGYTLPENVVIKSTSRIHIPDSASGIYMKTMNAISYRVKKRIIRGQANSYFLASYPIITSLIRELKFDIVYYENLEAVGELSALIKRLSPGSVHLYDAHNVDSDLWAQQAKALQDNRLLSYANCALQQEKQLHKSVDCFFCCSKEDREKLIGLNKANIPGIVVSNGVDTSKKPYDEDALKYSKKEIIFCGSLNYQPNMEGLQWFYSDVFPTLKSELPGLVLTVVGQNASVDYYKAFIEDKNVNFVGTVPDVNPYYYRASVAIVPLLSGSGTRLKILEAMSLGNPVVSTTIGAEGIRYEDGKHLLIADHPQAFVAQILALLTNGQKFDSIRRNARKLVKQQYDWQVIGESINTQIKSLLKEKDGGR
- a CDS encoding glycosyltransferase family 2 protein, which codes for MSNELPLASVIIPCYNVDKYVKKSILSIVNQTYKNIEIILVDDASTDNTLKIIRNINDNRIKIIALEKNTLKIGAVNTALQTVRGDLIAFQDADDWSEPDRIEKQVKVFLDDADLRICFTNYRYVNSPKKQVNLISLTDEHLKDEFLSFGNRKFTNFAPTMCATMMIRREVLSIYPGYHQYFAGRVAEDIYWVYNILKVYKGVSIAEPLYTIQQRLYSLTHNQLTGVNAKAAYTWPLLARIIQIEQTSKLDILSSNNCELLQSIELQACEEALVEQIKNYHKLRISFETSFRYRLGKAILSPVRFFKRLINLK
- a CDS encoding glycosyltransferase family 2 protein encodes the protein MNIQNSIYKSLSGSLELSKGSSKELTNCNKPIYFPKISIITPSFNQGQFIEQTIVSTIEQNYPNLEIIIIDGGSTDNTLEVIRKYESYITYWISEPDKGQSHAINKGLERCTGDIVNWLNSDDWLEPGALFKVAEIFKVNPEILVVSGYENHVWNNGKTILREGTVLKESLEETIEFCQIAQPSTFFRLREFKQISPVPEDMHFIMDGELWVRFLLLYGQQNFYKLKDPVVNFRFHENSKTVSNQVKDNFLNERSSIILDLQRFIMVPEFIRSFWEKYIYSDADVRQLNRDWKFGCSINQKQLKIYFIKKFINLCFIKKDFANAKSGIYELMKIGKFDTFLLKHFCKLLVSKLF
- a CDS encoding DUF1919 domain-containing protein, which encodes MVNLLRIKSSFYRRYVNYRLNEIREKVYLYYIRKSNRNKDFTIISNNCWGGSVYEDLQLSYKTPTVGLFFFAPCYIKFLIDLRSNLQEEITFINQSKYKKGNRLREMSYYPIGLINGEIEIHFLHYKSEQEAKEKWTKRAERVNFDNLYLSFSDNEECNINEITVFDNLPYQKVFFSAKDIPSIKSLVHLKSFDGKPSIGNIYDNRWLYRNYFDVVKWLNA
- a CDS encoding acyltransferase, yielding MLKVLRYLKVPFTYLKKSFLEKKRAKSVKLKGINNYFSNKGLLTNVLVDVIGNNNEIIIGSNTIIRNTLIYLRGDNHRLYLGQNCYFGEGELWMEDRYGSLLIHENTTIERGHLAVTEPYSKLEIKKDCMLARHVEIRTGDSHSILDLETGKRINRAANVTLEEHVWVGAHAKILKGVTVGHNSVIGTASIVTKSVPPHSVVAGIPSRVVRTNIDWKRERIY
- a CDS encoding DUF5672 family protein, whose protein sequence is MKKVQACIIIPVYKDFNELSIYEIISLEQSFKILNAHDICFIGPERLNFTSYNKKAVEFNIRAQCHVFSNFYFSDIDGYNQLLKSYFFYSKFTLYSHILIYQLDAYVFKDDLFKWCMTDFDFIGAPWFEDWSESTSLKIAGVGNGGFSLHTIRSALGVLQKVERLHKVLNIVVVLLGLLSLKSSTNKWCNIIIRLLFKTDIKEANLILKYKDININEDFFWGVLASKISKEFKVADVEHASKFSFEVNPQYLFLLNGEELPFGCHAWTKYHYDFWKQFIPSQI
- a CDS encoding glycosyltransferase family 2 protein, encoding MAPIVLFVYNRPDHTLKTLEALSNNYLADESVLYIFADGPKADITVEALEEINLTRKVLRKKQWCKEVVIIESKTNKGLADSIVDGITKVINDHGRVIVLEDDIVTSTGFLNYMNKALSQYESEEQVYHIAGHFHPVPCSLPELFFYNVNSCWGWATWKRAWDNFIWDIYTLNEKLKTSKNFTKRNFNKGQGTAFSEQLEANVTGDLHTWAIRWHASIFLHNGFCLHPGKSLVRNIGFDGSGEHCGMDKRYLYQEVTDSVAIKSIPLVESDYVIQCISEYYSSSTINKKNKKGVIAHAFHKVFETKILKWVKSCLCRI